The following are encoded together in the Weissella soli genome:
- a CDS encoding Ppx/GppA family phosphatase, with the protein MTVIAIMDLGSNSTRMTISKVRSDGSYEVLQRSQSMVRLSEGMQSDKQLQEKAMDRTIEVMKEFMETAKEFKAEKIVPTATAAVRQATNQQVFIDKLFKETGLQLRVLTGLEEAHYDYLAIINTLQVTDTLIIDTGGGSVELIYVQGTHMVQAISVPIGAVNLTEAYLEKDKISAKALFAAQLAVERQFSNVPWLQNVRHLPIVALGGSNRTFAKISRRARNVMDLPIHGYRLTAEELFDIFAEVLVADLDERKKIPGLGKDRADIIVGGMLPLITALQYVDANQVIFSQAGLREGIIFEYIMQQTGHAVVPPVPGDMTIDDDKN; encoded by the coding sequence ATGACAGTTATCGCAATTATGGATCTAGGGTCAAACTCGACCCGCATGACCATCAGTAAAGTTCGTAGTGACGGCTCTTATGAAGTGCTCCAACGCTCACAGTCAATGGTCCGTTTGTCAGAAGGCATGCAATCAGATAAGCAGTTGCAAGAGAAGGCCATGGACCGGACAATTGAAGTAATGAAAGAATTCATGGAGACGGCCAAAGAGTTCAAGGCAGAAAAGATTGTGCCAACCGCCACGGCTGCTGTGCGCCAGGCGACCAATCAGCAAGTCTTCATTGATAAGTTATTCAAAGAGACCGGGTTGCAACTACGGGTGTTAACCGGTTTGGAAGAAGCCCACTATGATTATTTGGCCATTATTAATACATTACAGGTCACAGATACCTTGATTATCGATACAGGGGGTGGCTCAGTCGAGTTGATCTATGTCCAAGGAACACACATGGTGCAGGCCATCTCGGTACCAATTGGCGCAGTCAATCTGACCGAAGCCTATCTTGAAAAAGATAAGATCTCAGCTAAGGCCTTGTTTGCCGCCCAGTTAGCCGTTGAACGTCAATTTAGTAATGTCCCTTGGCTGCAAAATGTCCGCCACCTGCCCATTGTGGCCTTAGGTGGTTCTAACCGAACGTTTGCGAAAATTTCGCGGCGGGCGCGGAATGTCATGGACCTCCCGATTCATGGTTATCGCTTAACGGCAGAAGAGCTGTTTGATATTTTTGCCGAGGTCTTGGTCGCTGATTTAGATGAACGCAAGAAGATCCCTGGTTTGGGGAAAGACCGGGCTGATATCATTGTCGGGGGGATGCTCCCCTTGATTACTGCATTGCAATACGTTGATGCCAATCAAGTCATCTTTTCACAGGCTGGGTTGCGTGAAGGGATTATCTTCGAATACATCATGCAACAAACTGGTCACGCCGTGGTGCCACCAGTGCCTGGTGATATGACTATTGATGATGATAAGAATTAA